In Vibrio sp. JC009, a single window of DNA contains:
- a CDS encoding response regulator produces MILVVEDEPSLGLVLCEYLEHSGFTTHHIENGLQVIDWVKSHSPELIILDLMLPGRDGLDIYRELRTFSDVPVVMATAKVEEIDRLLGLELGADDYICKPYSPREVVVRARNILRRSGKGSAQTQKDEAPILVDELSMVAKVGGQKLSLTPAEFRLLNHLHKHQGQIFSRDQLMNRIYEDGRVVTDRTIDSHVKNLRKKMIEVSAECDFIKSIYGVGYKLEF; encoded by the coding sequence ATGATACTGGTTGTGGAAGATGAGCCTTCGTTAGGGCTGGTGCTTTGTGAGTACCTGGAACATTCGGGTTTTACTACTCATCATATTGAAAATGGCTTGCAGGTTATCGACTGGGTGAAAAGTCATTCACCGGAATTAATCATATTAGATTTAATGCTTCCCGGCCGGGATGGGCTGGATATTTACCGTGAGCTGAGGACCTTCAGCGATGTGCCGGTAGTGATGGCAACGGCTAAAGTGGAAGAGATAGACCGCTTACTGGGTCTTGAGCTGGGAGCCGATGATTATATCTGCAAGCCATACAGTCCACGCGAAGTGGTGGTCCGGGCCCGGAATATTCTGCGCCGGAGCGGCAAAGGTTCAGCGCAGACTCAAAAGGATGAGGCGCCAATTCTTGTGGACGAGCTCAGCATGGTGGCAAAGGTTGGTGGTCAGAAACTGTCGCTGACTCCGGCAGAGTTTCGTTTGCTCAATCATTTACATAAACATCAGGGACAGATTTTTAGCCGGGATCAGTTGATGAACCGGATTTATGAAGACGGAAGGGTGGTTACCGACAGAACCATAGACAGTCATGTGAAGAATCTGCGTAAAAAGATGATAGAAGTCAGTGCCGAATGCGACTTCATAAAATCCATTTATGGTGTCGGGTATAAGCTGGAATTTTAG
- a CDS encoding ATP-binding protein, giving the protein MINSNFEKGLQNYLNNKEVSQAEALAERVKVYYSDTYGWVRISQSPHLWAGLIDGIGEMPPPAGMGRRGERPVTPGEHVAEHFPQTAFAPLGLRINLLDSDGRSILGLEENLQVREKDLKLNKVEITKNQQVIGYISIVQNSGLSDELVASFYEQQTESVFFSASITILFAFGIAFLLVRHFLKPLSLLSEGTQRIEKGELDFRIETRGTDELSDLIRTFNRVVESLKNQKESRAQWLSDISHELRTPIAVLRSELEAIQDGIRLAEPKYINSLHQQVVMLGKLVGDLHQLSVSDVGSVIETDTSVDVADILKSAVFHSEARFRQKEIGVTLDMEPGKLSKILGDEKSLNQLFTNLLENSYRYTAPKGHAIVRLKDKPDVIALTFEDSFPGVPDASLPKLFERLYRVDKSRSRNHGGSGLGLSICQNIVKAHQGTICAEHAPLGGLRICITLPKTKKYHE; this is encoded by the coding sequence ATGATAAACTCCAATTTTGAAAAAGGGCTGCAGAACTACCTTAACAACAAAGAAGTTTCTCAGGCAGAGGCTTTGGCCGAAAGAGTTAAGGTTTATTACTCTGATACCTATGGTTGGGTCCGCATTTCTCAGTCACCCCATCTTTGGGCGGGGCTGATTGACGGCATCGGAGAGATGCCTCCTCCGGCAGGGATGGGAAGGCGTGGTGAACGGCCGGTAACTCCCGGAGAGCATGTGGCAGAACACTTCCCGCAAACGGCTTTTGCTCCCCTTGGCTTAAGAATTAATCTGCTTGATAGCGATGGACGTTCAATCTTAGGTTTGGAAGAAAACCTGCAGGTGAGAGAAAAGGATCTTAAGCTAAATAAGGTTGAGATTACTAAGAACCAGCAGGTTATCGGCTACATTTCTATTGTGCAAAATAGCGGTTTGTCAGATGAGCTGGTGGCCAGTTTCTATGAGCAGCAGACAGAGAGTGTCTTTTTTAGTGCCTCAATCACGATTCTTTTCGCCTTTGGCATAGCGTTTCTTCTTGTCAGGCATTTTCTTAAGCCTTTGTCGCTTCTGTCTGAAGGTACACAGAGAATTGAAAAAGGTGAGCTGGATTTTCGTATCGAGACCCGTGGTACAGATGAACTTTCTGATCTGATTCGTACTTTTAACCGGGTGGTGGAGTCGCTAAAGAATCAAAAGGAATCCCGTGCGCAATGGTTGTCTGATATTTCTCATGAGTTAAGAACGCCAATAGCGGTTTTAAGAAGTGAGTTAGAAGCGATTCAGGATGGTATAAGACTGGCCGAACCAAAATACATCAACTCGTTGCACCAGCAGGTGGTTATGTTGGGTAAGCTGGTGGGGGATCTCCATCAGTTGTCGGTTTCTGATGTGGGAAGTGTGATTGAAACAGACACAAGTGTTGATGTGGCTGATATTCTGAAATCTGCTGTATTTCACAGTGAAGCCAGATTCAGACAAAAGGAGATTGGTGTCACGCTGGATATGGAACCGGGTAAGCTGAGCAAAATTCTGGGAGACGAAAAGTCGCTGAACCAGCTTTTTACCAATCTTCTTGAGAACAGTTACCGCTATACAGCGCCAAAGGGACATGCGATAGTGCGTTTGAAAGACAAACCGGATGTCATTGCGCTTACTTTTGAAGACAGTTTTCCCGGAGTGCCTGATGCGTCATTGCCCAAACTGTTTGAACGGCTTTACCGGGTGGACAAATCAAGAAGCCGAAATCATGGTGGCTCTGGTCTGGGCCTGTCCATCTGTCAGAATATTGTGAAAGCACACCAGGGGACCATTTGTGCTGAGCATGCCCCGCTGGGTGGGCTGCGAATTTGTATAACCTTACCAAAAACAAAGAAATATCATGAGTGA
- the nfsB gene encoding oxygen-insensitive NAD(P)H nitroreductase: MNIADVALSRYSTKEFNPEKKISAELFEQIKTLLRFSPSSVNSQPWHFIIAESDDAKARIAKATQGPYAANEAKVKNASHVIVFCAKTDIDDTYTEHLLTLEDQDGRFPDPNFKGAVHKGRSYYVNMHRSELEDAHHWMQKQVYLNMGSILLGAGSLGVDAVPIEGVDTKVLNQEFALAEKGYTAVAMIALGYRSDTDFNASLPKSRRPEDEIFTILS; encoded by the coding sequence ATGAATATCGCTGATGTGGCTTTAAGCCGCTACTCTACAAAGGAATTTAACCCTGAGAAAAAGATCTCTGCAGAACTGTTTGAGCAAATCAAAACCCTTCTGCGCTTTAGCCCTTCCAGCGTTAACTCCCAGCCGTGGCACTTTATTATTGCCGAATCGGACGATGCGAAAGCGCGCATTGCTAAGGCCACTCAGGGGCCATATGCGGCCAACGAAGCTAAGGTAAAGAACGCCTCTCACGTTATTGTTTTTTGCGCTAAAACAGATATCGACGATACTTATACCGAGCACCTGCTTACTCTTGAAGATCAGGATGGCCGCTTCCCTGACCCGAACTTTAAGGGCGCGGTTCACAAAGGGCGTTCATACTATGTCAACATGCACCGCTCTGAACTGGAAGACGCTCACCACTGGATGCAGAAGCAGGTCTATCTGAATATGGGCAGTATTCTGTTAGGTGCAGGTTCCCTTGGCGTAGATGCCGTGCCGATTGAAGGTGTCGATACTAAGGTACTGAACCAGGAATTTGCGCTTGCGGAAAAAGGCTACACAGCAGTGGCTATGATTGCACTGGGATACCGCAGTGACACTGACTTTAATGCATCGCTGCCTAAGTCCAGACGCCCGGAAGACGAGATCTTCACTATTTTGTCTTAA
- a CDS encoding YccF domain-containing protein produces MRLIGNIIWFLFGGVFMGLAWWLAGIVAFISIIGIPWGRACFVIGSFSFFPFGKEAIDREELSGKRDIGTGPFGVIGNVIWFLVAGFWLAVGHILSAVACFVTIIGIPFSIQHLKLAFIALFPIGKTIVEKEVAFAARDANAQETVSKLRK; encoded by the coding sequence ATGAGACTTATCGGAAATATTATCTGGTTTCTGTTCGGCGGTGTTTTTATGGGGTTAGCCTGGTGGCTGGCCGGCATTGTCGCCTTTATTTCAATCATAGGCATCCCCTGGGGACGCGCCTGTTTTGTTATCGGCAGCTTCTCCTTTTTTCCCTTTGGCAAAGAAGCCATAGACAGAGAAGAGCTAAGTGGCAAACGGGATATCGGAACCGGCCCTTTCGGCGTTATTGGCAATGTTATCTGGTTCCTTGTCGCAGGATTCTGGCTGGCCGTCGGCCATATTTTAAGCGCGGTTGCCTGCTTTGTGACAATCATTGGTATTCCCTTTAGCATTCAGCATCTGAAGTTAGCTTTTATCGCACTTTTTCCCATTGGCAAAACCATTGTGGAGAAAGAGGTTGCCTTTGCTGCACGTGATGCAAATGCGCAGGAAACAGTTTCAAAACTTCGTAAATAG
- a CDS encoding YaeQ family protein, with protein MALKPTIYKFRVALTDMNREYYDSISLTVAQHPSENIKRMMARVLAFCLNAHPELKFTKGLSTTEEPDIWHKAADEKVKLWIEVGEPDLERIKKASRIADNVLIYSFNNKTESWWKQNHNKLKLLDVGVHRFSADSIENLTTQCDRTMDMSVMITGNSVYVSTDKGDCEVVVETLKEYRYE; from the coding sequence TTGGCATTAAAACCCACTATTTATAAATTTCGTGTGGCATTAACTGATATGAATCGTGAATATTACGACTCTATTTCTCTTACTGTCGCACAGCACCCTTCCGAAAACATAAAACGCATGATGGCCAGAGTACTTGCCTTTTGCCTGAATGCGCACCCCGAACTTAAATTCACTAAAGGGCTGTCTACGACCGAAGAACCTGACATCTGGCACAAAGCTGCTGATGAAAAAGTTAAACTTTGGATCGAAGTTGGTGAGCCAGATCTGGAAAGAATCAAGAAAGCATCGAGAATTGCTGACAATGTTTTAATCTATAGTTTCAACAATAAAACAGAGAGTTGGTGGAAACAAAACCACAATAAACTAAAATTATTAGATGTGGGGGTCCATAGATTTTCCGCCGATAGCATTGAAAATCTAACCACTCAGTGTGACCGGACAATGGATATGTCCGTCATGATAACCGGTAACTCTGTCTATGTCTCAACGGACAAGGGTGACTGCGAAGTGGTAGTAGAAACACTCAAGGAATACCGTTATGAGTGA
- the ppiC gene encoding peptidylprolyl isomerase PpiC, with protein MARTAAALHILVKHESQAKDILQQLKKGAKFQVLAKKHSTCPSGKKGGDLGEFRQGAMVPQFDKAVFKNEVLTPFIVKTKFGYHVVKTLWKT; from the coding sequence ATGGCACGAACAGCGGCAGCACTGCACATTCTGGTAAAACATGAGTCCCAGGCGAAAGATATTCTCCAGCAATTAAAGAAAGGCGCGAAGTTTCAGGTGCTGGCTAAGAAGCACTCAACTTGCCCTTCCGGTAAAAAGGGCGGTGATTTAGGAGAGTTCAGACAAGGGGCTATGGTGCCTCAGTTTGATAAGGCTGTGTTTAAAAACGAAGTGCTGACCCCCTTTATTGTAAAAACAAAATTTGGATATCATGTGGTAAAGACCTTATGGAAGACGTAG